The window GGCAGAGCAACTGGCTATCCATATGAATACATACACTTACAGAGCACTGCAGAATTTATTCTGGCTTGCACAATTTCACTCATACAATTTGTACTGAAGAGTATACATACTTTTTTCCCTTAACTTGCCCTTGATTACTAATCTCTCTTCAAACATAACTGAAATCTGTCCAGACAATTAAGTGATTTCTGGGTTGTGATTCTCGCATTTTAGCCCAGAGTTTCCATATAGTGATTTAGACCTCCCCCAAAAGTAGCCTTACCCTTCACATTCTGAACAGGCACATGGAGATGGGGCCAGGGGAATTCTGGACAGGTTTAATTAGCTTGGAGTCCATGTCTCACCTTAGCTGCCAAAAGAGGTGAAGAATGGGGGGACAGAACAGGATCAGCTATTAATTTCAGTGCCTTGACAGGACATTGTCTGATAAAGACTATCCTCATCCTCTGTTTCAGTGGAACTTCACCTTCAACCGCTTTGAGGTGGAGCCTGGCCAGATGTACCAAGTGACTGTCCATCATCTGCCCAAACTGGGCACCAGTGGAGACCACAACTGCAAATCCACATCTTACACAATGCCTGGTAAGGGGTCCTCTGATGCCTTTCATTAAGCCTTCGGCTGGAAATATCGGTTTGCCAGTTCTGAGAATAGGCCTGTTTCCaagccagaccagatcagacaAACTGGAATATGACTCATGAACAAGCATAGTTAGGGAGCTGGATTGCTGGTAGAATTGTCAGACCTGCTCTCTTCTCCTACTTCAAAAAGTAAATGTTCAGTCCACGCTTTAACAGTGCTACTGTGGTTCCTCCGCAAAGtatgtacacaaagtcctgtgCTTCAGGACACCATGCCCTTCACATCTAGGCTTTCAGAAGCCTATGTAGTTAGTGTCCCATACCCCAAAAATATACAGCTCTGCTTGGGGAGTAGAGTGCAGAGAATAAACTTTCCCTCTGCAGGAGCCACTGTTACCAGAGTGAGACGTGCACAAGTCATTATGTGTTCCATGAAAAGCTGGGCTGAAATTCCGTGGCCCAGTTCCTGGACTCTGCAGGGTTCCAATATGGTAAACTGGAAGTTCTGCAGCAGTTCagataagttttttaaaaaattgagattcagaattaaatatgaaaaataatagcCAATACAATAGCTAGTCTGGGCGACCGTGTGGATTCTGTAGTAAATGCATTTTTGGGTGTTTCTGCTAAAATGCTCAGCAGTGAAATAAGTGGAAGTGACTCCTGTTGAGGTGAATGAGGTAGTTCACACCTGTGAGCTAATCTTTCAGGCTCTCTACAAACTCAGAAACAGCACTGATGCGTTTCATTTGGTCCAGTTATCTTCACAACCAGGAGGGCTAAAAACataagccaaaattttcaaaccagagtgcctaaaattaggcttctAGAGTCATATTTAGGGAAAGATTTACAAAGGCAAAATTGGAGATGGGCTGTCAACTGCTGGTGACTCAGTAGGATGAGGTACCTAAcagccctttgtgcctttgaaaatttctcCCAAAAAAGATTTATCACAGGAACTCCACTGACTACACTGGCCACTttttatttaggctcctaaaattTGATTTAGGACCCTAACTTAAGCACCTGGGCTTGAAAAGTTGCccataatttattttaataagagTTTAAATTCTGAACACAGTTCTGCTGCAAAGaacataagaccataagaatggctgtactgggtcagaccaaaggtccatctagcccagtatcctatctaccgacagtggccaatgccaggtgccccagagggagtgaacctaacaggtaatgatcaagtgatctcttcctgccatccctctccactctctgacaaacagagtctagggacatcattccttaccccatcctggctaatagccattaatggacttaacttccataaatttatccagttcttttaaacgctgttatagtcctagccttcacaacctcctcaggtaaggaggaTGAATTTGACAGCGAATCTGCAGGTGTGAAATCACAAAACTCACAGTGTGCAGTTGGGAAAGCAGGGTAGGCTGAGTGTGCAGTTGGGAaagcagggtaggcaacctatggcgtggcacatgagctgattttcagtagcactctcactgcccaggtcctggtcgctggtcgggggggctctgcactttactttaattttaaatgaagcttcttaaacatttttaaaaccttatttactttacgtacaacaatagtttagttatatattatagacttctagaaatgaccttctaaaaatgttaaaatgtattactggcacacgaaaccttaaattagagtgaataaatgaagactcggcacaccacttctgaaaggttgccaacccctggaataGTCCTTTCCCACTAAAAGCTTTGTCCTGGAATGATCCATAAAAACATGACCTGAGTAGAGAAGATGGTCCACACTTGGACAGCAGTGATGTACTGCTTTTAGTTATTATGGTTAGTGACTAATTACTCTGGTTATGGCTGCACTGAAACAAAGGGCTCCATCCTTCTAAAGCAGACTAAAAATTCTGACTTCTAATGAGAACGTGTGTTCAACACTCTGAATTAAAATGTAACATTTCTGTGCAAAGACCTAACAGACTATCTTTTTGCTGCAGATTGCAGGGACCCTGTGATGAAAACAACCATGCCATGTATGCAGACAGGTAAAGTGGGTCTGTCTCAGTCTGTTAGAACTTTGGGAGCTGAGAGGTGGCCCATTTTGAATGCTTCTGAAATTTTTTGTAATTTGGGATATTTTACACTACTTGCAGGCAGCCTGTGGGAGCCCAGTATTGATGGCAGAAGTCTAGATGACAGTTCTCTGTTGGTGAGTTTTAATCCAGGGATGGAGTCAGCCCGATACCGGATCCATGTGACCAGTTTCCCAGATGAGGAAAAGCAATGTAGAGAGACCACACATGATATTTATGAGGTAATCATCTTCCCTCTCACATTTCTGCTGACacaaaccaaaactgaaaaaaatggttacttacctttctgtaactgttgttcttcgagatgtgttgctcatatctattccagttagaTGTGTGCACGTGCTGCGTGCACAGAtgtcggaaactttttccctagcagctacccgtcgggctggctggggagccccctggagtggcaccgatATGGCATTCTATACAAGCCCCTACCAGTCCCGACCCCcgttcagttccttcttgccagctactctgacagaggggaaggcgggtgggaatggaatagatatgagcaacacatcttgaagaacaacagttacagaaaggtaagtaactgttttttcttctttgaatgattgctcatatcaattccggttaggtgactcccaagccttatctcggaggtggggttggagtcaAGGAACCGCAGATTGGAGGATCGTTCTTCCAAAGGCCACATCATCCTGAGAGTGCTGGACGATGGCATAGTGGGACGTAAAGGTGTGAACCGAGGCCCACGTGGGAGCCCTGCAGATTTATTGGAGAGGAATGTGTGCCAGAAAGGCAGCTGATGACGCCTGAGCTCTCGTAGAGTGAGCTGTAACAGAAGGCGGAGGAACATTTGCCAGGTTATAGCAAGCACAAATGTACCCGGTGATCCACGAAGATATTCGTTGAGAGGAAACGGGGCACCTTTCATCCGCTCCGCAATGGCGACAAAGAACTGGGTTGTTTTATGAAAGGGCTTTGTTCGGTCTATATAGAAGGCAAGTGCCCTTCTAATGTCAAGAGAATGGAGACGTTGTTCATGAAGGTCAGCATGCGGTTTTGGGTAGAAAACCGGTAGGAAGATATCCTGGCTCACATGGAAGCAGGACACCACTTTTGGTCTTAGTGAGACAAGTGAGGTCTTAGTTGAACTTTTATCTTTATGAAAGATGGTACAGGGCGGCTCACGTGTGAGAGCCCGTAGTTCGGACACCCGACGTGCGgaagtgatggccactaggaaggcgaccttccaggagaggtagagacgTGAGCAGGAGGCCAgtggctcaaagggagggcccatAAGGCAAGAAAGGACCATGCTCCAGAGCCCTGCAGGGCAGTCATTGATGGGACTGCCCTCAACTACTAAACTACTCTAAATACTGTAGGAAACACTTAATCCTAACTAATAACAATTAACGACAATCAAGATAAGAGATGCTAGGGATAAGTAGAGCACTTGATGAGACAAgagaccactgttccaacaactgtcacaggcggtaagaaggaactgaaggggggtcagGCCGCCAGGTCTTATATAGAACGCCATATCGGCACCACTCCACCGGGCTCCCCAACCAACCCAATgggtagctgctagggaaaaagtttccaaaaTCCGTGCACgctgcgtgcgcgcacacacaactcgaattgatatgagcaatgaCTCGAAGAAGAACCCCTTTTCCACATTTGCTCAACAACTGGCATGAGCTCCAATCCAGGGAGAGCTCATGAATACAACTGAGCAGCTATTTCCTAAGAACTGTTTTTGtgaatttattttgaatttgCTTGGGGAATTTTACTCCTAGGGGGCTGGGGAGTGAAGGATCAaatttcagagaagagctacaagaaaaattaaaagattagaaaacatgtcttattgAGGGACTCAAGTAGCTCAACCTGTTCAGTTTAGCAAAAGAGATTGAGAGGTAATTTGATCAGTCTcgaagtacctacatgaggaaaaaaaaattaacagggcTTTTCAGTCTAGCCTGTTGCAcacttttaacaatgagggtaattaaccactggaacaatttaccaaggcttGTGGTgaattttccatcactggcaCTTATTTAAATCAAAGTTGTATGTTTTTTCTAGCAGATATGCTTTAGTTCAAATcggaattaattcagagaagttctgttgcctgtgttacacagaagggcagactaaatgatcagtggtccattctggccttatcTATGAAGTTTGACTCTCAAAAGAACCCCCGCAAATACCAGTGTTGGGGTCTGCCCATTCTGGGGAACTTGTGGAAAAAAACTCCTGAAAACTGATGCTATTTCCCATCCCTATGGCAAGGTTGTAGATGTAGTCTGTCCCATTCATTCCATTTCCAGCATCCCATTTACTCTTTATGTATTGATGCATATTAGGATCACTAACGTGGCATGTACAGCTAAAGATATCTGGCAGAGGTATACGGCCCAACTTAAAAACAGGCCCTGCCAGTTGTCATAAGTAGGGCTCCATGTCTGTCAgaggtcacggattccgtgatGTCCTgtaacctccgtgacttctgcagcagccggtgTAGCTGACCTAGGGCTGCCCAACCAGCTGGCCCCCGAGCCAGCTGCTCCGGCAgccctggggacagccacacTGGCCGCTGCTAGAATGGCTGTGCAGCCAGATGCTTGGGCGGTCTCACAGCCAGCGGCACCAGCCACTACTCTGGCGGCCCTGGGGCTTCCTCCTCCCTGGCAGCGGCCAGAGCAGCAGTGGGCCCCCTGGGGCTCTGTACCCCTTGGCGAGGGCCTGAATCATGGCAGGCCACCGGCTttctccccacagtgccccccgcTCCAAGATTCAATcatgagtattttagtaagagtcatggacaggtcatgggcaaaaaacaaaaaatcatagccccatgacctgtccatgacttttactaaaaatattcatgATTGAATCTTAGCCTTAGTCACAAGGAATATTATCCCCGAGGATATCAGTTGTATTCCATAGTCCCTAGATGTCAATCACTTGCcagttttaagtatcagaggggtagccgtattagtctggatctgtaaaagcagcgaagagtcctgtggcaccttatagactaaacatctgttagtctatacggtgccacaggactcttcgctgcctTTGCCGGTTTTAATCACCCAAGTAGCAGTGCAAAGACCACTGTATTTAGTTTGAAGCTAAACAAAAGTTTGCCCATTAAACATTTAATCTTTGCTTATTAAATAACCTTAGTAAACACATTAAGGTTGTTTAGTACTACCTTAACTTTGGGAGTTTCTGACTTAGGTGGTTACACAGTCTTAATACCAGAGCTGGGCAAAACTTTTTGCCAAAAAATGAAAACTTGGAGATACCAAAACACTTTGAAAATTTGTCAATTTTGAATTgtttcaggtttaaaaaaaacagaagcccaaaaaaatcaaaatattttgttttgacactTTCTAAACAAAATGCTTTGAGTTTTTTGTTCAAAATAAGTTTAGTTTGAAatgtcctttaattttattttaaaataaacattaaaaatcctcaaatcaaaataaaatgttctgtTTGACCGGAaaccattttttcatttttattttttttcagaattgccagtgaaccaaaaagtCTGTTTGCCCATCTCTACTTAATACATGTATTCAATTAAGGGAGTATTATAACtgaggctaagattttgtctcagatatttttagtaaaaatcagggacaggttacgggcaataaagaaaaattcctgGAAGCCCGTGATCTGTTCCTGACTTTTGctaaaaaatatccatgacaaaataggAAGGTGCTGGGTAGATGCCGGGTGTGTGAGAGTTCCAGGGCCGCCCCCAACTGCAGCCGGAGAGCTGCAGGGTTCCCCCACTTCCACTCCCACGCCGgccggggagctgcaggggtcccctcctgcccacagcagctgggagcttggGGACACTGCTTCCTCAGGTGTCAGGGGTAcctcacagctccctgccactgtgggactctgcaactcccagctGACAGGGCTGaattcacagattctgtgacctccgtgactaaaTCGGAGCCTTAATTATAATATGTATGTCCCACTGCTTGTTGCTGTGGGACCCTCACTATATTATTCTTTTGTAGGGCTACTCTCAGTTCCTATTAAAGTTTATTATAAACTCTCCCTATGCCTAGCACTGTAACATTTTGTGACCCACATGCTCCCACTGCTCTCATCCTCATTTTCCCTCCCTTCTTCAGATCTTTGTGCCGTTTTCTTCTGCCTTCCCTTGTAATCCTTTTGTCTGTTAGCCTCTGCAGAGTGGACAGCAGCACCGTGTGAATGTCACTGTCAAAATCAAGAAAAACTTAAAAGCCTGTTGCAGATACAAAGTACAGGTAGGATCTAAATTATTTtcaagggaggagagggggagtggTGAACAGTCTCTGAATATTAGGTTGTTTGTACAACATGGAGCTCTGTCCATGACTAATCCCCAGTTGCCCAGGAAAAATTAGGTACACTTCTGAAAGAGGTGTACCTAATAGATGAATTCTCTATAGACAGTGGTTCATCCTTACATCATTTTCCCCACACTAATCAGTCCTGAGAGACTGGGACTGACATAGCTGTAGGCACCCCAATGGCCAGTTCTTGTCTGTGTGTATGGAGTAGTCCCATAATCTGTAATCCTTTAACACCTTGGAGAGTAAATGGGATTATAATCTTTGTCTCAAAATTTGCAGTGGGAGACAGGGTAAAAAAGTAAGTTAGAGTTATATCAAGGACTGTTTTCTTATTTCCTGATTTGTTTCAACTCTAGATTCAACCGTTCTTTACCATTTGTGGCACCGACTGTCTGAGACATTCTGCTGTCATCCCATGTCCCTCAGTTGCTCCAAGTGAGGACTCCTTTCCTCTGTATTTGATTTGCATTATTTTATAGGTGATAACTGAGCCTTGATGTAACTTTCTGTTCTATGTTTGATTCCTTTGCAGCTACACAACCTGCAGGTAAGACAATAACTCATTCCTAttccttttaaaattttctttgtgGTTATTTTCCTCTATATGTAGTATAGATAATGTCTCACATGCAAGCCAAGTTAGTTTAATACATGCAAGGTGTGGGATTATTCTAAGTAGTCACCCTGCTATACACAGGCTTTAGGTGTGTTCACTCCAGAATGCAGAAATCTAACAGAGCTGCCTTATTTTGTATTAAAAGAGAGAGCTTGTATACAATATATACAATGTGCATCTTTTCTTAAAGGAACTACTTGTTTAGAAGTATGTCTCTTAAAAGAAAAGCAATGTGTGATCGGGGGGAGCATGTGTTCCTGTTTTGCTCAGCAGTTTGAATTTACACAGTTAAAAGGTGCATGTGACATACAAGGTCACAATGCAGACTAATTAGCAGCTGTGTCATCCCTGACCAGCAAcattgggtgccttacaatgcctttaTGAAGTAGGTCACAGTCTTCCATCACATAAGCCACACTGAGTGTCTGTTTGTAACTGCAGCCTAGCAGCCACACTTGGGTTGCACTCTGCCTCTCACTAGCCTTGGTTATTCTGcatggtgaccccaacacacatgCCAGTCTTAAATTCCACCCCCAGAAATTTATGTCCTGTacagcccagccctctcctggacagtataAGTTATATTTAAAGTCCCTTATCTCTTTTTAAAaggaataatatgcacacaatttgccaccccaaatggagtttcccagacaattcaattaaaacaCTGCATTAGAAAACaataaaaccagtttattaactacaaagagagattttaagtgaacaTAAGTAATTAGGcataaaagtcaaaatgattacaagaaaaataaagacaaaatgcaactgatgcctaacttaacaaactatgtgagattcaaagcaaagttttctcaccacatgcctTCAGCAGTCTTACTGCTGACCAAACTTCTTGGGTCACAACCTCTTCTTCCAGAATCTAGCAAATGCTTCCTTTGTTGCTTCAGGTGCTGGGAATGGGTAGGGGCATGTTTGTccttcctttttatagtttcagttccccacttgaaaaacatttccagctggatACCAGGAGACAAAAGGTGTAtggggaaggatgttccctgctgctttttcctcACCTGTTGGAGATTCTTTTGTTTCTCTGTTTGCTGCTTAAATGCATATTAAGCAAAGCAACCAGGCCTGTCTTAAACAAAGGAATATTTGCCAACTTCTGCTTGGAGCATGTGGTGTTACCACACAGTGGAATCTTATGTGTGGCAACAGTTTatgtgattttatattttatcaggacaatattgATCAGCAAATgatgaattttcaaatgataccttattAAACATGCCTTGTACAAAAATTATTAGTCGTGTGTAAGGTGTGGACACAGGTACATTCTGTCACAGCTTGtcacatattttatatatatgtgtgtacaaTTTGGGTTGTTTCTCCTACTGTTTAAAACCCTCTTATCAGGCTGTAATAGCTCAAGCAGCTAAATGGAATCTTTCCCAAATTTCCAAAAGAATTTGCCTCTGGGCTGAACAAACATGAGACATTAATCCtaaaggagtttaaaaaaaaaaaaaagagcgagaGAGGGAGAGTTAAGCATCTGAAAATAGGAGTTTAAGCGTTCTCAGCCATAACTGCTGTGTTGCTACTTTGGTTCTATAAGGAGGAATTAGTGGTTTTCCTTTTTCCTGCTTCTTCCCAGTATTTTTGGGGACAGGGTACTGCTGTTCACCTGGCTTCTGGTGTTCAGTACAGCATTTTGTTGCTGGATGAGACTCCTTGGCCATGTAAAGTTGTGTCTTATTCTGCTCTTCTTGTGCCATAGATGATCCGATTATGTGGCTATACTGGTGTATTACTGGCATCTGTATTTTACTGGTGGGCTCAGTCATAGCTGGTGCTATTTACATGACCCGAAGACAAGTAGGTAAGGACGATGTCAGCTGGGGAGTGAGACTCAGAGGCATGTTTGTGCCGCTCCCTCGTTTCTCTTCATTTACTTCCCTGAATCCTTGTGGGATGTTCTGCCATTAGGGAACTGCCAGTACAAACTTTTCCTTCAGCCCACTCTAAGGTGTTTGCTTTCTGGTCTTTGAAGGGCACAATCTAAAAACATAATTTAAATTTCTTTAGGTTTGaccatgtattttttttgtctttcaggccGCCAGCACAGGAAATACAGCAGCCATGGTAAGAGATACTTTCTATGCTGTAGGAGAGTCCCTTCATGCTGCACATTCTAGGAACCTGCCTTAACTGCCCTTTGGAGTCCATACTAGGATTAATTTGCTATTGATGTTTCTTGATACCAAAATATTGCTCTGCAACTTTAAAGCTGTTTTCTTTAACCAAAAGGGACTTATGGGACACTAGCAGCCTTGGACAGAGAACAACCCGGGTGTGAAGCTTTTGCCTTCCCCCAAGGGGCTGCTGCTTTATCTAATGAAATCCTTTGGAAACTATGGATCTGCACATGAGATGAGAATGGACTGTGACTACATTTGTCCATCCGTGTGTCCTAGAGCTAAGCTTGATTGCTTGGGGACCTGTCAGCGCAGGGAGCTCAGCTTTCGCTTGCGGGCCTGAGGAGGGCTTTTAGAGTTGCTTGGCTTTTTCACTAGAATAAAATGGTGGCTGAGAGAgcgcttttccttttttttgcttGTGGTAGAACAtcaggagagggaggaggggccaTGTCAAAGGGCCATGTCTCTGGCTTTGTGGAGGTTGGATCTTGCTATGTTTTATTTATCCGTGTGGTGTGTCCTTGGTCAATTAATTGCTTCTGGATTACCCAGATACTGCTTCAGCAAATGTTATTGGAATGAacaattgtattttttatttttttattttttttatcttttttcagAGCTGTTACCTGCACAGCTGACTCCACCATCCCTGAGGCCCCGGAAGGTTTGGATTGTGTACTCTGCTGACCACCCACTCTATGTGGATGTGGTGCTGAAGTTTGCCCAGTTCTTGATCACAGTCTGTGGTACTGAGGTAGTCCTGGATCTGCTGGAAAAGCGTCAGATTTCAGAGATCGGGGCCTTACCCTGGCTTACTCGACAGAAAAAGGAAATGGAGGAGCTATCTTCAAAGATCATCATTTTGTGTTCTCGGGGCACCCGGGCCAAATGGCAGGCTATGCTTGGGAAGGAGGGAACAGCCGTCTCTCTCAAGCAAGATCAGTGGCAGCCTACTGGAGACATGTTCACTCCGGCCTTGAATTTGATCCTGCCAGACTTCAAGAAGCCAGCTTGTTTTGGCATGTATATAGTCTGCTATTTTGAGGGCATAAGTGAGGATAAGGATATTCCTGATCCATTCAATGTCACATCCAAGTACCAGCTGATGGACAGGTTTGAGGACATTTACTTTCTGATCCAGGATATGGAGAAGTTTGAACCAGGGCGGATACATCAAATCCAGGAAATCACCGCTGAAAACTACGCTGAAaactccaatggctggaagttgaaggagGCAGTACAGACATTCCAGGAATGGCAGGCAAAGCACCCTGATTGGTTTGAGAGAGAGAACACATGCTCAGAAGATGAGGAGTCTCTGGACAAGGAAATACCAGAAGAATTCATGCCAGGTAATGAACAGGTAATTAAAAAACAGCAGCTGCTTTTTCAAGAGCCTGATCCCAATGGTTGTTGTGCAGTTAGCCTCCATGTGAATGAAGATGAGGGTAGAAATTGTAAACTGCAGCTTCAGCTTAATCCACAGTGGAATCCAACTTTCCAGACCCTGATGATTCCCGTGGATGAGGCACCTCCAGTTCAGATGGTGGAGCCAATTTCTGTTACAGGAAGTAAAAATGCAGCTAGTCATCAGGTGCTGACCAACACAGACTGGATGGAAGGAATCCCTCTGCTGGAAACTAGTGTCCCAATGAGGAACAGCATCATCCCTCATGATGATTTTGATGTCCCATCATCAGACAACCAGAGATCTGCAGACCACCTCCCAAATGAAATgaggcaggagctggaggggtTAATGTACTCTCTTTACCAGCAAAGTGTCATTCCTTCTGAGCCATCTCTCCATCAAGAAGAtgctgaagagcagcagcagcaggtggctTTCAATAACCCATGCAAAGATCAGAGACAGTCAGTGCAATCAGACCAGGGCTACATCTCCAGATGTTCCCCTTTGCCTCCTGATGATCtggtggaggaagaggaagaggaggaccaaGAACAGGAAATCAAGATGCCTTCTCAGTATCTCCCTCCAGAGGTCTTGGACAGTCTAAAGAGCCTCCAACAGAGGCTGCTTTTCCAGGAAATTCAGCAGAAATCTGTCTGGGAGCATATGGGTGGGATGATGGACACAGGTCATTGTGCAGCGGACTCGTAGACTGTCTGTTCAGGACCATCCCATTTGAAAAATAGGGCTGGAGGATGGTAGTGTGTATAATTTCAGCACTCTTCTTCAAGCAGTCTCCTCATCCTTGTAAAACAAGGGTCCTATGTTCTCATCAGTAGGAAATCTCTAACTGATGCATATCACCCGAAGGCAGACTTGCCGAGTGAATACAGTATGGTCCACCTACCTATACCTCTTAGAGCACAACTGTTACCTCCCAATCTATCTCTGAGTGGAGGAAGATGACAGCAATGTTAATCCCCTGCATGTGCTGTGGAGGAATTGGTACTAAATCTGTTACTCCACAAGAAATCTGTGTGTGGAATCCGCTGTGAACTAATTACAGCCAAATTATTGTGGTCCATCGGGCTGCATCTCTCAGGATGCCTGTCACACCATCATTCCAGCTTAATGTAGAGGACTAAAGTCATGATTATGGAGGAGAGGGTAAAGACTCTGATTCTGATATCAGAGTTTATTAGCTAAGCTTCATTGTGAATGCTGTAATAAGTAATTTATACCTCAGATCCCAACCAGTGATGACtacggccctaccaaattcactgtccattaTGGTCAATTTTGTGGCCACAGGATTTGAAGACTGGTAAATTacacattttcagatgtttaaatctgaaatttcacagtgtttaaccgtgggggtcctgacccaaagcgATTTGTGTGCGTTGGTGGGGAGGGGTGTTGCAAACCTGTTGTAGGGGAGATCTTGGGATtgtcaccctcacttctgtgctgccttcagagctggactgtCCCTCCCCTACCCACCAGAGCTAGGAGCCCCCTTTGCTGACGCAATCCTAGAAACAAGGGGACATCAGATTTCACGGGGAAGGACTTATTTCACAGTCCATGtggtgtttttcatggccattaaATTGATAGGCCCTAGTGATGACAGATCGCAGTAGACCCACTTGTGATAGTACCTGGGTGCTGGGATTTTCTGATGCATTACACATGTTGGCATTGCCATGCTTGCCTGGCCATTAAGCAGTGTAGCAGGATGCTGAGCAATAATTGGGATGAACATTTTTAAGTGGGTAGTTTTGTCTCGGTACTTTCCCCTCAATCCTTGATGAGTGGAAGACACTTGAAAAGCAGCAATACCAAAGATTGCTGGTGGTCAGAAAATGGGATAGGAGCTTGCAGTGTAATTACAGCAGGAAAAAGAATGTGCTGTGGGGC of the Gopherus flavomarginatus isolate rGopFla2 chromosome 1, rGopFla2.mat.asm, whole genome shotgun sequence genome contains:
- the IL17RA gene encoding interleukin-17 receptor A, coding for MDLNCLVRNSTCMDQSWLQVSTWTPSAPSVLDVHPDIFHDEGKLLPVLRIEWKVATDASIQYLRGVELAVLQVNNNQQICAQFDFQNNLPLQVRPDGGRWNFTFNRFEVEPGQMYQVTVHHLPKLGTSGDHNCKSTSYTMPDCRDPVMKTTMPCMQTGSLWEPSIDGRSLDDSSLLVSFNPGMESARYRIHVTSFPDEEKQCRETTHDIYEPLQSGQQHRVNVTVKIKKNLKACCRYKVQIQPFFTICGTDCLRHSAVIPCPSVAPTTQPADDPIMWLYWCITGICILLVGSVIAGAIYMTRRQVGRQHRKYSSHELLPAQLTPPSLRPRKVWIVYSADHPLYVDVVLKFAQFLITVCGTEVVLDLLEKRQISEIGALPWLTRQKKEMEELSSKIIILCSRGTRAKWQAMLGKEGTAVSLKQDQWQPTGDMFTPALNLILPDFKKPACFGMYIVCYFEGISEDKDIPDPFNVTSKYQLMDRFEDIYFLIQDMEKFEPGRIHQIQEITAENYAENSNGWKLKEAVQTFQEWQAKHPDWFERENTCSEDEESLDKEIPEEFMPGNEQVIKKQQLLFQEPDPNGCCAVSLHVNEDEGRNCKLQLQLNPQWNPTFQTLMIPVDEAPPVQMVEPISVTGSKNAASHQVLTNTDWMEGIPLLETSVPMRNSIIPHDDFDVPSSDNQRSADHLPNEMRQELEGLMYSLYQQSVIPSEPSLHQEDAEEQQQQVAFNNPCKDQRQSVQSDQGYISRCSPLPPDDLVEEEEEEDQEQEIKMPSQYLPPEVLDSLKSLQQRLLFQEIQQKSVWEHMGGMMDTGHCAADS